Proteins found in one Drosophila busckii strain San Diego stock center, stock number 13000-0081.31 chromosome 2R, ASM1175060v1, whole genome shotgun sequence genomic segment:
- the LOC108596096 gene encoding U3 small nucleolar RNA-interacting protein 2 encodes MSSSFFLKPGAAKQALKKRKNIASKGKAGGKTGGKKQNATAPPPKKQRRAKVDDEEIASDDDELSNLGDDTLVFSDEEVEETAQDKRLRLAKQYLSEIERQEAEREGDRELSQSVEQRLKTEYLDSVGKLRTTIAANLTSCEIENILKHRLHHAPLCTLALSSDGKHLFTGAKSQYVLKWCTASGKMLDKCDVQPYREEPETGKKRRSHVIAICLSTDMKYMALAEGGPHIQIWCPQTMKHVKTFKGHRDSVSALVFRRGTHELYSAAKDRSVKIWSVDELAYVESLFGHQAGVTSIDALSRERALTAGGSDCSLRIWKITEESQLIYNGHRDSIDCVKLINEEHFVSGGVDGTLGLWSALKKKPICTTQLAHGKGDNNVANWITAIAVVVNTDLVATGSCDGCVRLWQSNPNARKLQQLKSISIAGFINGLTFNSDGTKLYVAVGQEHRLGRWWRHKDAKNHIVVINLKFLKPARK; translated from the exons atgtccTCTTCGTTTTTTCTGAAACCTGGCGCCGCCAAACAAGCCTTAAAAAAACGAAAG AATATCGCCAGTAAAGGGAAAGCTGGAGGCAAGACAGGAGGTAAGaaacaaaatgcaacagcTCCGCCGCCCAAAAAACAACGTCGTGCAAAAGTAGATGATGAGGAAATTGCCAGCGACGACGATGAGCTTAGTAATTTGGGCGACGACACGTTGGTCTTCTCGGACGAAGAGGTAGAGGAAACGGCACAAGACAAACGCCTGCGATTGGCCAAGCAGTACCTGTCGGAGATTGAGAGACAAGAGGCAGAACGCGAAGGCGATCGCGAGCTAAGTCAGAGTGTAGAGCAACGTTTAAAAACTGAATACTTGGATAGTGTGGGCAAGCTACGAACAACCATTGCCGCAAATTTAACATCATGTGAAATCGAAAATATATTGAAGCACAGATTGCACCACGCTCCACTGTGTACGTTGGCCTTAAGTTCAGATGGCAAACACTTGTTTACGGGCGCCAAATCGCAGTATGTGCTCAAATGGTGCACGGCAAGCGGCAAAATGTTGGACAAATGCGATGTCCAGCCGTATCGTGAGGAACCTGAAACGGGCAAAAAGCGCAGATCCCATGTCATAGCCATTTGCCTTTCGACGGATATGAAGTACATGGCGTTAGCCGAGGGAGGAccacacatacaaatttggTGTCCACAAACGATGAAGCATGTGAAAACCTTCAAGGGGCATAGGGATAGTGTGTCTGCGCTGGTGTTCCGCAGGGGTACGCATGAACTTTATTCGGCGGCCAAAGATCGTTCAGTCAAGATTTGGTCAGTGGATGAGTTAGCCTATGTAGAGAGCTT atttgGTCACCAAGCAGGCGTTACCAGCATAGATGCATTGAGTCGCGAGCGAGCCCTGACAGCTGGTGGTTCGGATTGCTCTTTGCGTATTTGGAAGATTACAGAGGAATCGCAGTTAATTTATAACGGACACAGAGATAGCATAGATTGCGTTAAACTAATAAATGAAGAGCACTTTGTTTCTGGTGGCGTTGATgg CACCCTCGGTCTTTGGAGCGCTTTAAAGAAGAAGCCCATATGCACAACTCAACTGGCACATGGAAAAGGCGACAATAACGTTGCGAATTGGATTACAGCCATAGCCGTAGTGGTTAATACAGATCTTGTGGCAACAG GCTCTTGCGACGGCTGCGTTAGACTGTGGCAATCAAATCCAAATGCCCGCAAGCTGCAACAACTGAAAAGTATATCCATTGCTGGCTTTATTAATGGTCTGACTTTCAATTCCGATGGTACAAAACTATACGTGGCCGTAGGGCAGGAACATCGGCTGGGTCGTTGGTGGCGGCACAAAGATGCTAAAAACCATATAGTTgtaataaatcttaaatttcTTAAGCCTGCCCGCAAATAA
- the LOC108596100 gene encoding transmembrane protein 177 produces the protein MQKKAGSGLMGFFKTEAGRQVVFYAAGTTTLGLFAINFLPHSLGLKYYREFVQCYQNGIERAVPEAVLRRVEQAMEKLQVDPRERKFVHPFTVFGFDLFQAGTTKFRNGAALGIPVNYGYDNPSEIKRADIRFRDKQIDWSSESGKLLEQAIVLNEDEQVFGLSKALLQLQTHRVLLNSIFPSVSFLMVYSMGHYLNHRLNLFARHGSMRFVMYSILGLFGLGSWCFMKDFHQVSTDAEIDKQLASMGPQFVAAGVSFYDKHLKKNIALRNLIGDNTYTALGNENYMLRQKSMPITARKSFFEEKWQQLQNPPTEETQ, from the exons atgcAAAAGAAAGCCGGTAGCGGCCTAATGGGCTTTTTCAAAACTGAAGCAGGTCGTCAAGTAGTCTTCTATGCGGCGGGCACCACTACACTTGGCCTTTTTGCTATTAACTTTCTGCCACACTCGCTTGGACTAAAGTATTACCGGGAATTCGTGCAATGTTATCA AAATGGAATTGAAAGAGCTGTACCTGAAGCGGTACTGCGACGCGTAGAGCAAGCAATGGAAAAATTACAAGTGGACCCACGTGAGCGAAAGTTTGTGCATCCATTCACCGTATTTGGCTTTGATCTGTTTCAAGCGGGTACTACAAAATTCCGTAACGGCGCCGCACTGGGAATACCTGTAAACTATGGCTATGACAACCCAAGCGAAATAAAGCGTGCAGATATACGCTTTCGTGACAAGCAAATTGATTGGAGCTCTGAGAGCGGTAAGCTGCTGGAACAGGCAATTGTGTTAAATGAGGATGAGCAAGTATTTGGATTGAGCAAAGCCCTATTGCAACTACAGACGCATCGCGTGCTGCTTAATTCCATATTTCCCAGCGTGAGCTTTTTAATGGTCTACAGCATGGGACATTATCTAAATCACAGACTTAATCTCTTTGCGCGACATGGAAGT ATGCGGTTTGTTATGTACAGCATTTTGGGCTTGTTTGGCCTTGGCAGCTGGTGCTTTATGAAAGATTTCCATCAGGTTAGCACCGATGCTGAAATTGATAAGCAACTGGCTTCCATGGGACCACAGTTTGTAGCTGCTGGCGTTAGCTTTTATGACAAACATCTCAAAAAGAATATTGCGCTGCGTAATCTCATTGGAGACAATACCTACACCGCCCTAGGAAATGAGAACTATATGCTGCGTCAAAAGTCCATGCCGATTACAGCACGCAAATCATTTTTCGAGgaaaaatggcagcagcttcaaaaTCCACCAACAGAAGAAacgcaataa
- the LOC108596092 gene encoding Hermansky-Pudlak syndrome 1 protein homolog, whose product MNGLIVFNSSNDVVYQNLNSLLAEKICSIAITQGLLPDGSTAPANGSDMDSNILLQIFSPIISSQRIMHGQFDNAYASVQCDNGFNIVFGELLGFTFLKIDQIKIEQLTRQLGVAITLTRYCYGANLFGAQAGAMQQELLTQCLNCYETQLCQDEQAYLLEALPKLLINTELKRTVHLTLDATLEQLRQSGGQQRAHALLLVSHKLVALNSTRQALPLSAADLLFLAMLTRALQLDKSQRAVAVFLQGVSHDPNSGCVPTIVHISRLHSHQVLLQLIEYGHMPLTSSIYDTFFVLQKIVAVQQQNDSDALKPAYENLETFVNQTLAALKRFLKQRPDEVDICIKKFSLRWDNLRRMYLEYFKNYERELLVRIESNLPAFVEELKQLFTITLAVCDSASNHQLDQLAETASVVEAKLLEFSEFLAVKAARNISIDAYLEDFPGLVHFMYLNRNSGQMLAPDLRSSNPQLLPKANLWEMVELTRKYLKKGQTTVMWKDRTFHYSYFLWFEDLSGGIVKCALDLQQHFISTGFGSGNGQKNGAAEPGALAMDYYSDLAEICFPKLAPGKVRVYELYCIHLGLVTATCAVEHARRLVATISDVIGEESF is encoded by the coding sequence ATGAACGGCCTAATTGTATTCAATAGTTCAAACGACGTGGTTTACCAAAACCTTAACTCGTTGCTTGCCGAAAAGATCTGCAGCATTGCAATAACGCAGGGTTTACTGCCAGATGGCAGCACAGCCCCCGCAAATGGGTCCGACATGGACAGCAATATactattgcaaatatttagccCCATTATAAGCTCGCAGCGCATTATGCATGGTCAGTTTGACAACGCCTACGCTAGCGTGCAGTGCGACAACGGCTTCAATATAGTGTTTGGGGAATTGCTTGGCTTCACATTCTTAAAGATTGATCAAATTAAGATTGAGCAGTTGACGCGACAGCTTGGTGTGGCCATTACACTCACACGCTATTGTTATGGTGCGAATCTATTTGGTGCGCAGGCTGGTGCCATGCAGCAGGAGCTACTGACGCAGTGCCTCAACTGCTATGAGACGCAGCTGTGCCAGGATGAGCAGGCATACTTGCTGGAGGCGCTGCCCAAATTGCTAATTAACACGGAACTCAAGCGTACTGTGCATTTAACGCTCGATGCAACGCTGGAGCAATTGCGTCAGTCTGGTGGACAACAACGTGCGCATGCACTGCTGCTCGTCTCCCACAAGCTGGTGGCTCTAAACAGCACTCGTCAGGCGTTGCCGTTGTCCGCTGCTGATCTACTCTTCCTGGCCATGCTCACGCGCGCCCTGCAGCTGGATAAATCCCAacgtgctgttgctgtttttctgCAGGGCGTTTCTCACGATCCCAACTCGGGCTGTGTGCCCACCATTGTGCATATATCACGTCTGCACAGCCACCAGGTTCTGTTGCAGTTAATCGAGTACGGACACATGCCGCTGACCAGCAGCATCTACGATACGTTCTTTGTGCTGCAAAAGATTGTCGcggtgcagcagcaaaacgatTCGGATGCATTGAAGCCAGCCTACGAGAATCTTGAAACATTTGTTAACCAAACTTTGGCGGCACTCAAACGCTTTTTGAAGCAAAGGCCTGATGAGGTGGACATCTGCATCAAAAAGTTTTCGCTACGTTGGGATAATCTGCGCAGGATGTATTTGGAGTACTTCAAGAACTACGAACGTGAGCTGCTCGTGCGAATTGAGTCCAATCTGCCAGCATTCGTTGAGGAGCTGAAGCAGCTGTTTACAATAACGCTCGCCGTTTGCGATAGTGCTAGCAACCATCAGTTGGATCAGCTGGCCGAGACAGCATCCGTAGTGGAAGCCAAGTTACTTGAATTTTCGGAATTTCTAGCTGTCAAGGCAGCACGCAACATATCTATTGACGCATATCTTGAGGACTTTCCCGGATTGGTGCattttatgtatttgaatCGCAACTCGGGACAAATGCTGGCGCCTGATTTGCGCTCCAGCAATCCTCAGCtcttgccaaaagcaaatctCTGGGAGATGGTGGAGCTAACacgcaaatatttgaaaaaggGACAAACCACAGTCATGTGGAAAGATCGCACATTCCATTATTCGTATTTTCTCTGGTTTGAAGATTTGTCGGGAGGCATTGTGAAGTGTGCGCTCgatctgcagcagcatttcaTATCCACAGGCTTTGGTTCAGGTAATGGGCAAAAAAATGGTGCAGCTGAGCCTGGCGCCTTAGCCATGGATTACTATAGCGATTTAGCTGAAATCTGCTTTCCCAAACTGGCTCCAGGAAAGGTACGTGTCTACGAGCTGTATTGCATACATCTGGGTCTGGTTACCGCCACTTGCGCTGTGGAGCATGCACGTCGACTGGTGGCCACCATCAGCGATGTTATCGGCGAGGAGTCATTTTAA
- the LOC108596099 gene encoding probable cytosolic iron-sulfur protein assembly protein Ciao1, with translation MGRLILEHTLQGHKGRIWGVAWHPKGNSFASCGEDKSIRVWSLSGNTWSTKTILSDGHKRTIREVRWSPCGEYLASASFDATTAIWSKHECNATLEGHENEVKSVSWSRSGGLLATCSRDKSVWIWEVAGDDEFECAAVLNAHTQDVKRVVWHPNKEILASASYDNTIKMFAESALDSDWDCTATLNSHTSTVWSIDFDADGERLVSCSDDKTLKIWRAYHPGNAAGVATPEKTTVWKCVCTLGGQHSRAIYDVSWCKLTGLIATACGDDGVRIFKESSDSNQDAPTFELLTAEESAHEQDVNAVEWNPVTAGQLMSCSDDGTIKIWNLQE, from the coding sequence ATGGGTCGCCTGATACTTGAGCACACACTGCAGGGTCACAAGGGACGCATTTGGGGTGTCGCGTGGCATCCCAAGGGTAACAGTTTTGCCTCCTGCGGTGAGGATAAGAGCATTCGAGTTTGGTCTCTTTCGGGCAACACATGGAGCACCAAGACCATACTGTCCGACGGACACAAGCGCACAATACGCGAAGTGCGTTGGTCACCCTGTGGCGAGTACTTGGCGTCGGCCAGCTTCGATGCAACCACTGCCATTTGGTCCAAGCATGAATGCAACGCAACATTGGAAGGACATGAGAATGAAGTAAAGAGCGTAAGCTGGTCCCGTAGTGGTGGTCTGTTGGCAACCTGCTCTCGGGACAAATCTGTATGGATCTGGGAGGTGGCTGGTGACGATGAATTCGAGTGTGCTGCGGTGCtgaatgcacacacacaggatgTGAAACGTGTTGTCTGGCATCCGAACAAAGAGATACTTGCGTCGGCTTCCTACGACAATACTATTAAGATGTTTGCTGAAAGCGCACTGGATAGCGATTGGGACTGCACGGCCACGCTTAACTCTCACACAAGCACAGTTTGGAGCATTGATTTTGATGCGGATGGTGAGCGTTTGGTTTCGTGCAGTGATGATAAGACATTGAAGATTTGGCGTGCCTATCATCCGGGCAATGCAGCGGGTGTTGCCACACCAGAAAAGACAACTGTGTGGAAGTGTGTCTGTACATTGGGTGGTCAACACTCGCGTGCCATATACGATGTGTCATGGTGCAAATTAACGGGACTGATAGCTACGGCCTGTGGTGACGATGGCGTTCGCATATTTAAAGAGAGTAGCGATTCTAACCAAGATGCACCTACATTCGAGCTGCTTACAGCGGAGGAGAGCGCTCATGAGCAGGATGTGAATGCGGTTGAGTGGAATCCAGTGACGGCCGGACAGCTTATGTCATGCAGCGACGAtggcacaattaaaatatggAATCTACaagaataa